A portion of the Toxoplasma gondii ME49 chromosome VIIb, whole genome shotgun sequence genome contains these proteins:
- a CDS encoding hypothetical protein (encoded by transcript TGME49_262930~Signal peptide predicted by SignalP 2.0 HMM (probability 0.946) with cleavage site probability 0.389 at residue 28~Predicted trans-membrane domain (TMHMM2.0):6-26:55-78): MSRGKKFVAIALVLAGLWTWTLFSIASQHSLDAASKIAGDKFSSGQYNQWRDPVFIAVFSAPFVALALFGVYAVVTIVSQVVRFEDKKEAAAELAQDLITAREDLQRRGYKFEN; the protein is encoded by the exons ATGTCGCGCGGGAAGAAGTTCGTGGCGATCGCTCTCGTCCTTGCTGGTCTTTGGACCTGGACGTTGTTTAGCATTGCAAGCCAGCATTCATTGGATGCTGCGTCGAAAATTGCAGGGGATAAGTTCTCATCAGGACAGTACAATCAGTGGCGCGATCCAGTTTTCATCGCTGTTTTTTCG GCACCTTTCGTtgctctcgcgctcttcgGTGTTTACGCTGTCGTGACGATCGTTTCGCAAGTGGTCCGCTTCGAAGACAAAAAGGAGGCTGCAGCGGAACTCGCTCAG GACCTAATCACGGCGCGAGAAGATCTTCAACGGCGGGGCTACAAGTTCGAGAACTGA
- a CDS encoding hypothetical protein (encoded by transcript TGME49_262933) has translation MAAMVSFASSLRCKSVGDDDRRDKLSKDRDRDGTGVSDFPGPFTPYTLQTQRGKQSPPHLPQRARSHVSPVGQYIRRSIYAPEEAGPTPRTPRSSLTPSAGRTHSQGKTKFPQSSRVRTSASRLQQKSDHAGVCAWKDSPTTGVASGTSTAGASPAKRSDYVRLEQCLLSTEKGLSALKSELRRVGGPYAVTPSLHVDLGEMIERGHSTTRGHSPRGIVTERGGGRHGASSAASFTAVRSPSARGRRLGLATPRCQPSRGRAERLSKSMPPRSDAAVKRPSGSPQPSDMRRTLVRETSRRVAAARDNVSPLGSSAKCERSLPKQGPTKGHTGNTEIAAARGLSPKLEALISDDEKQRFRAAWKEAHAQLAAKMNEWVHGLPEEIRNQVTRASGVDAKFLMLRDYALTLCSAAENRTATLSDARVRNDESMRCQGTEHYKAGTMLVEVQGGLLAASKKVQQLDRLIRLTLTQRRFSEQQVKSTHDNGSATKGSTSPYTAYTSIYSSDLPRKRNFPGGDCPVPVERQKALGEPWEESLLGTDGHQQCESTPAIERAVFINEDDTLDQTVVDAARTCGYSSHTPSSTSEGTDHHLWLSSDPPCTSSARHKSSEINANNESLTQRRQPCRETSKASADLSLSVIPPEGLSLNEDVSWAQSFISDWYANRR, from the exons ATGGCGGCGATGGTGTCGTTTGCCTCGTCCTTGCGCTGTAAGAGTGTAGGAGACGATGACAGACGCGATAAACTATCGAAAGACCGCGACAGAGATGGTACAGGAGTTAGCGATTTCCCTGGGCCTTTCACACCTTACACTCTGCAAAcacaaagaggaaaacagagccCTCCACATCTTCCTCAGCGGGCCAGGAGCCATGTCTCTCCGGTTGGGCAGTACATCAGGCGCAGCATCTACGCACCCGAGGAAGCGGGTCCAACTCCGAGGACTCCTCGAAGTTCTCTTACCCCGTCGGCCGGGAGGACTCACAGTCAGGGAAAGACCAAGTTTCCGCAGTCATCACGAGTCAGAACTTCAGCATCGAGGCTTCAACAAAAATCAGACCATGCTGGAGTCTGTGCTTGGAAAGACAGCCCCACTACCGGTGTCGCTTCAGGCACCTCTACAGCTGGAGCAAGCCCAGCGAAGAGATCAGACTACGTGCGACTAGAACAGTGCTTGCTTTCAACAGAGAAGGGTTTGTCCGCTCTTAAGTCGGAGCTGCGGCGTGTGGGGGGCCCTTACGCTGTCACACCGTCACTACATGTTGACCTTGGCGAGATGATTGAACGGGGTCACTCGACGACTCGTGGGCACTCACCAAGAGGAATAGTGACTGAAaggggaggaggaaggcaTGGAGCGTCCAGCGCTGCCTCATTTACGGCGGTACGCTCCCCCTCAGCCCGTGGAAGGCGGTTGGGCCTTGCAACACCGCGGTGTCAACCAAGTAGGGGACGAGCAGAGCGTCTCAGCAAATCTATGCCCCCTCGGTCAGACGCAGCCGTGAAGAGACCGAGTGGTTCTCCGCAGCCCTCTGACATGAGGAGAACATTGGTTCGAGAAACGTCAAGGAGAGTCGCTGCAGCTCGAGACAACGTGTCGCCACTAGGGTCCTCAGCAAAGTGTGAGAGAAGTCTTCCGAAGCAAGGTCCCACGAAAGGCCATAcgggaaacacagaaattGCTGCTGCGAGGGGCCTGTCACCGAAGCTTGAAGCGCTTATTTCTGAcgacgaaaaacaaagatTCAGGGCGGCCTGGAAGGAAGCTCATGCGCAGTTGGCAGCCAAAATGAACGAGTGGGTTCATGGATTACCCGAGGAAATTCGAAATCAG GTCACAAGGGCTTCTGGTGTGGACGCGAAGTTTCTCATGCTCCGAGATTATGCGTTAACGCTATGCAGTGCTGCAGA AAACAGAACTGCAACTTTGTCAGATGCTCGCGTCAGGAACGACGAGTCTATGCGGTGTCAGGGAACCGAGCATTACAAAGCGGGAACG ATGCTGGTGGAAGTCCAAGGCGGGCTGCTTGCTGCATCAAAGAAGGTCCAGCAGCTAGACCGCCTGATTCGTCTGACACTgacgcagagacgctttTCAGAACAACAAGTGAAGTCCACTCACGACAACGGAAGCGCTACAAAAGGAAGCACGTCCCCTTACACGGCTTACACGTCGATATATTCGTCAGATTTgccgcgaaagagaaacttcCCCGGCGGTGACTGTCCAGTGCctgtagagagacagaaagcgcTTGGAGAACCATGGGAGGAAAGTCTACTTGGCACGGATGGTCATCAGCAGTGCGAGTCTACGCCAGCGATTGAACGAGCTGTCTTCATTAATGAAGACGATACTCTGGATCAAACCGTTGTGGACGCGGCCAGAACATGTGGTTACTCGTCGCATACGCCGAGCAGCACTTCCGAGGGAACAGACCATCACTTGTGGCTTTCGTCAGACCCCCCGTGTACCAGCAGTGCCAGACACAAGTCGAGTGAAATAAATGCAAATAACGAGTCTCTCACACAGCGTCGGCAACCCTGTAGAGAGACCAGTAAGGCTTCAGCCGATTTGAGCTTGTCAGTGATTCCGCCGGAGGGTTTGAGCTTGAATGAAGATGTTTCGTGGGCACAGAGTTTTATTTCGGATTGGTACGCGAATCGCAGATAG